The Scyliorhinus torazame isolate Kashiwa2021f chromosome 7, sScyTor2.1, whole genome shotgun sequence genome has a window encoding:
- the LOC140427162 gene encoding myozenin-2 isoform X2: MSHASLVRERKKMASTIAREAHGELAVPHLDLGKKVSVPQDVMMEELSLLANKGSKMFHMRQKRVDKFTVEGAQGTPAKVDGTMPQDGSKENYGSEAYISQPRKGNAPAVAPKPFGKLSAAKNVKVILNPSIIAPGYSGPLKEIPPEKFNVTAVPKSYQSPWTEAMIGQPDLVESMINQLPEVPVKVQSQAYRCFNRAPTPFGVPGGHRRLFEASGFEPTEIQEEPEVMVDAERFANRPSFNRLARGWTGPPLPESADL; the protein is encoded by the exons TGCCTCACCTGGATCTGGGGAAGAAGGTCAGTGTTCCTCAGGATGTGATGATGGAGGAACTATCACTGCTCGCGAACAAAGGATCAAAGATGTTCCACATGCGGCAGAAGAGGGTCGACAAGTTCACGGTGGAAGGGGCACAGGGGACTCCAGCG AAAGTTGATGGGACCATGCCTCAGGACGGGTCAAAGGAGAACTACGGATCGGAGGCCTACATCTCGCAGCCGAGAAAAGGGAACGCACCGGCTGTGGCGCCAAAACCGTTTGGCAAATTGTCAGCCGCCAAAAATGTCAAGGTTATCCTGAATCCCAGCATCATCGCTCCAG GATATTCCGGACCTTTGAAGGAAATCCCACCTGAGAAGTTCAACGTCACGGCTGTCCCCAAGTCCTACCAGTCCCCCTGGACTGAAGCAATGATTGGCCAACCTGACCTGGTGGAAAGCATGATTAACCAGCTGCCAGAGGTCCCGGTCAAGGTTCAGTCGCAAGCGTACAGGTGCTTCAACAG AGCTCCCACTCCTTTTGGTGTTCCTGGTGGTCACAGGAGGTTGTTCGAAGCTTCGGGATTTGAGCCCACGGAGATACAAGAGGAGCCGGAAGTCATGGTCGATGCAGAGCGCTTCGCCAACAGGCCCAGTTTCAACAGGCTGGCCCGCGGATGGACTGGGCCTCCCCTCCCGGAATCTGCAGACTTGTGA
- the LOC140427162 gene encoding myozenin-2 isoform X1 — protein MSHASLVRERKKMASTIAREAHGELAEVPHLDLGKKVSVPQDVMMEELSLLANKGSKMFHMRQKRVDKFTVEGAQGTPAKVDGTMPQDGSKENYGSEAYISQPRKGNAPAVAPKPFGKLSAAKNVKVILNPSIIAPGYSGPLKEIPPEKFNVTAVPKSYQSPWTEAMIGQPDLVESMINQLPEVPVKVQSQAYRCFNRAPTPFGVPGGHRRLFEASGFEPTEIQEEPEVMVDAERFANRPSFNRLARGWTGPPLPESADL, from the exons AAGTGCCTCACCTGGATCTGGGGAAGAAGGTCAGTGTTCCTCAGGATGTGATGATGGAGGAACTATCACTGCTCGCGAACAAAGGATCAAAGATGTTCCACATGCGGCAGAAGAGGGTCGACAAGTTCACGGTGGAAGGGGCACAGGGGACTCCAGCG AAAGTTGATGGGACCATGCCTCAGGACGGGTCAAAGGAGAACTACGGATCGGAGGCCTACATCTCGCAGCCGAGAAAAGGGAACGCACCGGCTGTGGCGCCAAAACCGTTTGGCAAATTGTCAGCCGCCAAAAATGTCAAGGTTATCCTGAATCCCAGCATCATCGCTCCAG GATATTCCGGACCTTTGAAGGAAATCCCACCTGAGAAGTTCAACGTCACGGCTGTCCCCAAGTCCTACCAGTCCCCCTGGACTGAAGCAATGATTGGCCAACCTGACCTGGTGGAAAGCATGATTAACCAGCTGCCAGAGGTCCCGGTCAAGGTTCAGTCGCAAGCGTACAGGTGCTTCAACAG AGCTCCCACTCCTTTTGGTGTTCCTGGTGGTCACAGGAGGTTGTTCGAAGCTTCGGGATTTGAGCCCACGGAGATACAAGAGGAGCCGGAAGTCATGGTCGATGCAGAGCGCTTCGCCAACAGGCCCAGTTTCAACAGGCTGGCCCGCGGATGGACTGGGCCTCCCCTCCCGGAATCTGCAGACTTGTGA